A single region of the Wenzhouxiangella sp. XN24 genome encodes:
- the uvrD gene encoding DNA helicase II, whose protein sequence is MDITPILDPLNDAQREAVTAPADAPVLVLAGAGSGKTRVLVHRIAWLVQVENVSPWGVLAVTFTNKAAAEMRGRIEALLGMPAGNLWVGTFHGLAHRLLRLHWREAKLPQAFTVLDSEDQLRLIRRLLKSMELDENRYVPREVQWFINARKDEGLRAAHLEAGDDPNRRVFIRIYEAYQAQCEQSGLVDFAELLLRAFELWRDDASLLDHYQRRFRHLLVDEFQDTNAIQYAWLRLLAGKAGKPFIVGDDDQSIYGWRGARVEHIRRFRKDFPGTRLVRLEQNYRSTGNILNAANALIANNRERLGKKLWTAGHAGEPIRLYTAYNERDEAEFVVNRIRAAVEQGAANSEMAVLYRSNAQSRVFEEALIQARIPYRVYGGLRFFERAEIKDALAYLRLSANRDDDSAFERVVNLPTRGIGARTLELLREYARANTTSMWRAAGALISDGLTARAAQALHAFLALIEALDRDTRGLPLHEQVDHVIQASGLIAHHGKEKGERGEARVENLEELVSAARGFDPEPDSEMRPLDEFLAHAALEAGEGQGGAWEDCVQLMTLHSAKGLEFPVVFLAGLEDGLFPHKRSLLDADGLEEERRLAYVGATRAMRELYLSYAEQRRLHGVDNYGIPSRFIGELPAELVEEVRPAARVTRPAAAPSGRFRDEPPAGISLGQRVRHASFGEGVILNHEGHGSHARVQVNFEHAGPKWLVLAYARLEVM, encoded by the coding sequence ATGGATATCACCCCCATCCTCGACCCCCTGAACGACGCCCAGCGCGAAGCCGTGACGGCGCCCGCCGATGCGCCCGTGCTGGTGCTGGCCGGCGCCGGGAGCGGCAAGACGCGCGTGCTCGTGCATCGCATCGCCTGGCTCGTGCAGGTGGAAAACGTCTCGCCCTGGGGCGTGCTGGCCGTGACCTTCACCAACAAGGCCGCGGCGGAAATGCGCGGACGCATCGAAGCGTTGCTCGGCATGCCGGCAGGCAACCTCTGGGTCGGCACCTTCCACGGCCTTGCACATCGCCTGCTGCGCCTGCACTGGCGCGAGGCGAAGCTGCCGCAGGCTTTCACGGTGCTGGATTCCGAGGACCAGCTGCGCCTGATCCGGCGCCTGCTGAAGTCCATGGAGCTCGACGAGAACCGCTACGTGCCCCGCGAGGTGCAGTGGTTCATCAACGCGCGCAAGGACGAGGGCCTGCGCGCGGCGCACCTCGAAGCGGGCGACGACCCCAATCGCCGCGTCTTCATCCGCATCTACGAGGCCTACCAGGCGCAGTGCGAACAAAGCGGGCTGGTCGATTTCGCGGAGCTGCTGCTGCGCGCGTTCGAGCTGTGGCGGGACGACGCGAGCCTGCTGGACCACTACCAGCGCCGCTTCCGGCACCTGCTGGTGGACGAGTTCCAGGACACCAACGCCATCCAGTACGCCTGGCTGCGCCTGCTCGCAGGCAAGGCAGGCAAGCCCTTCATCGTCGGCGACGACGACCAGAGCATCTATGGCTGGCGGGGTGCGCGGGTCGAGCACATCCGGCGCTTCCGCAAGGACTTCCCGGGGACGCGCCTCGTGCGCCTCGAGCAGAACTACCGCTCGACCGGCAACATCCTCAACGCGGCCAATGCCCTCATCGCGAACAACCGGGAGCGGCTCGGCAAGAAGCTGTGGACGGCGGGACACGCCGGGGAGCCGATCCGACTGTACACGGCCTACAACGAACGCGACGAGGCGGAGTTCGTCGTCAACCGCATCCGCGCCGCCGTCGAGCAGGGCGCCGCGAACAGCGAGATGGCGGTGCTCTACCGCTCCAATGCGCAGTCGCGGGTGTTCGAAGAGGCGCTCATCCAGGCGCGTATTCCCTACCGCGTCTACGGGGGACTGCGCTTCTTCGAAAGGGCGGAGATCAAGGACGCGCTCGCCTATTTGCGCCTCAGCGCCAATCGTGACGACGATTCGGCTTTCGAGCGGGTCGTGAACCTGCCGACGCGCGGGATCGGCGCCCGCACGCTGGAGCTGTTGCGCGAATACGCCCGCGCCAACACCACCTCCATGTGGCGCGCGGCGGGGGCGTTGATCTCGGACGGGCTGACCGCACGGGCGGCCCAGGCCCTGCACGCGTTTCTCGCCCTTATCGAGGCGCTGGACCGGGACACCCGCGGCCTGCCGTTGCACGAGCAGGTCGATCACGTCATCCAGGCCAGTGGTCTCATCGCCCACCACGGCAAGGAAAAAGGGGAACGCGGCGAGGCCCGGGTGGAGAACCTCGAGGAGCTCGTCAGCGCGGCGCGCGGTTTCGATCCCGAGCCGGACAGCGAGATGCGGCCGCTGGACGAATTCCTCGCCCACGCCGCGCTCGAAGCCGGCGAGGGGCAGGGGGGCGCGTGGGAAGACTGCGTGCAGCTGATGACCCTGCATTCGGCCAAGGGCCTCGAGTTCCCCGTCGTGTTCCTGGCCGGGCTGGAGGACGGCCTGTTTCCGCACAAGCGCAGCCTGCTCGACGCGGACGGCCTCGAGGAGGAGCGGCGCCTGGCCTACGTGGGCGCGACCCGCGCGATGCGCGAGCTTTACCTGAGTTATGCAGAGCAACGCCGCCTGCATGGCGTGGACAACTACGGCATTCCGTCGCGTTTCATCGGCGAGTTGCCCGCCGAACTCGTCGAGGAGGTCCGGCCCGCCGCGCGGGTGACGCGCCCGGCCGCCGCGCCGAGCGGCCGGTTTCGCGACGAACCCCCGGCCGGGATCTCGCTCGGGCAGCGCGTCCGCCACGCGTCATTCGGCGAGGGCGTGATCCTCAACCACGAGGGCCACGGCAGCCATGCCCGGGTGCAGGTCAACTTCGAGCATGCGGGCCCGAAGTGGCTGGTGCTGGCCTACGCGCGGCTGGAAGTGATGTAA
- a CDS encoding glycosyltransferase family 1 protein: MKIALVSDAWLPQTNGVVRTLGETTRCLEAAGHQVRAVTPLPFHTFPCPTYPEIRLAAWPWARVRRILDEFRPDAVHIATEGPIGLAGRRWCRLRGQTFTTSFHTRFPEYVRLRAPVPLAWTWRVLRWFHDAGARTLVPTTTQQAELSSRGFHSPVVWGRGVDTDLFHPARRDALPGPGPHLMYLGRVAVEKNIEAFLQLDGPGTRWVVGGGPALDSFRQAWPGVNFVGPKYGVELATLLASADVFVFPSRTDTFGIVLLEAMACGLPVAAYPVDGPRDVVRHGETGILDEDLATAVRGALELDRAACRRQALEHTWERATEQFCTHLVAA; the protein is encoded by the coding sequence ATGAAAATCGCGCTGGTCTCGGATGCCTGGCTGCCCCAGACCAACGGAGTGGTCCGGACCCTTGGTGAGACGACACGATGCCTGGAGGCCGCCGGTCACCAGGTACGGGCGGTCACGCCGCTGCCCTTCCACACGTTTCCTTGCCCGACGTATCCCGAGATCCGGCTGGCGGCGTGGCCCTGGGCCCGGGTCCGGCGCATCCTCGACGAGTTCCGGCCCGACGCGGTCCACATCGCGACCGAAGGCCCCATCGGCCTGGCCGGCCGACGCTGGTGCCGGCTGCGCGGACAGACGTTCACGACCTCGTTCCACACGCGTTTCCCGGAGTACGTGCGGCTCCGCGCGCCGGTGCCGCTGGCGTGGACCTGGCGCGTCCTGCGCTGGTTCCACGATGCCGGCGCGCGCACGCTGGTACCCACCACGACGCAGCAGGCGGAGCTCTCCTCGCGCGGCTTCCACAGCCCGGTGGTGTGGGGACGAGGCGTGGACACCGACCTGTTCCACCCGGCACGGCGCGATGCGCTGCCGGGACCCGGTCCCCACCTGATGTACCTGGGACGCGTGGCCGTGGAGAAGAACATCGAGGCCTTCCTGCAGCTGGATGGGCCGGGGACGCGCTGGGTCGTCGGCGGCGGCCCTGCGCTGGATTCGTTCCGCCAGGCCTGGCCGGGGGTCAACTTCGTCGGCCCGAAGTACGGTGTCGAACTGGCGACGCTCCTGGCTTCGGCCGACGTCTTCGTGTTCCCGAGCCGGACCGACACCTTCGGCATCGTGCTGCTCGAGGCCATGGCCTGCGGCCTGCCGGTGGCGGCCTATCCGGTGGACGGGCCGCGCGACGTCGTGCGCCATGGCGAGACCGGGATTCTCGACGAGGATCTTGCGACCGCGGTGCGAGGCGCGCTGGAACTGGATCGGGCGGCATGCCGTCGCCAGGCGCTGGAACACACCTGGGAACGGGCCACCGAGCAGTTCTGCACGCATCTCGTCGCCGCCTGA
- a CDS encoding tetratricopeptide repeat protein has translation MRAALEKMLASGRDDAVLRFSLGSACLKEGDASAAAVHLRRAVEHDPAYSAAWKLLGKALLELERDDEAERCWTLGIAAAEDKGDVQAAKEMRVFLKRLQKSGGDKG, from the coding sequence ATGCGAGCGGCGCTGGAGAAAATGCTGGCGAGCGGGCGGGACGATGCCGTGTTGAGATTTTCGCTCGGCAGCGCGTGTCTCAAGGAAGGCGACGCCTCGGCCGCCGCGGTCCACCTCCGCCGGGCGGTGGAGCACGATCCGGCCTATTCCGCAGCCTGGAAGCTGCTCGGCAAGGCGCTGCTGGAACTCGAGCGGGACGACGAAGCGGAGCGATGCTGGACGCTGGGGATTGCAGCGGCCGAGGACAAGGGCGATGTCCAGGCGGCGAAGGAAATGCGGGTGTTCCTGAAGCGCCTGCAGAAGTCCGGCGGGGACAAGGGCTGA
- the cyoE gene encoding heme o synthase, translated as MPSAGIVARLGDYLELCKPKVVSLIVFTAVVGMFLAVPGLVPLDKLLFGTLGIGLAASSAAAINHVLDARIDAVMRRTRRRPLPTGHLTEMEALMFATALGIVSMLMLWFLVNPLTAVLTFASLIGYAIIYTGFLKRATPQNIVIGGAAGAAPPVLGWVAITGEVHAHALLLFLIIFTWTPPHFWALAIARKDEYAQVNIPMMPVTHGVEFTRLQILLYTILLFVVGLLPWLTGMSGWLYLVGAVGFGGGFLYYAIAMMCSDRPELPMKTFSYSITYLMGIFSFLLADHYVPLLSG; from the coding sequence CTGCCTTCTGCGGGAATCGTCGCCCGGCTCGGCGACTACCTGGAGCTGTGCAAGCCGAAGGTCGTGAGCCTCATCGTGTTCACCGCCGTGGTGGGAATGTTCCTCGCCGTACCGGGGCTCGTGCCGCTGGACAAGCTGCTGTTCGGCACCCTGGGCATCGGCCTCGCCGCCTCCTCCGCGGCGGCCATCAACCACGTGCTAGATGCGCGGATCGACGCCGTCATGCGGCGCACCCGGCGCCGCCCGCTGCCGACCGGGCACCTGACCGAGATGGAAGCGCTCATGTTCGCCACGGCGCTCGGCATCGTGTCCATGCTGATGCTGTGGTTCCTGGTGAACCCGCTCACGGCCGTGCTGACCTTCGCCAGCCTGATCGGCTACGCGATCATCTACACCGGCTTCCTGAAGCGCGCCACGCCGCAGAACATCGTCATCGGCGGCGCCGCCGGCGCCGCACCGCCGGTCCTCGGCTGGGTCGCCATCACGGGCGAGGTCCATGCCCACGCGCTGCTGCTGTTCCTGATCATCTTCACCTGGACGCCGCCGCATTTCTGGGCGCTCGCGATCGCCCGCAAGGACGAATACGCGCAGGTGAACATCCCGATGATGCCGGTCACCCACGGCGTGGAATTCACCCGCCTGCAGATCCTGCTCTACACGATCCTGTTGTTCGTGGTCGGACTGCTGCCCTGGCTGACCGGCATGAGCGGCTGGCTGTATCTCGTCGGCGCGGTGGGTTTCGGCGGCGGCTTCCTGTACTACGCTATCGCGATGATGTGCTCGGACCGGCCGGAACTGCCGATGAAGACTTTCAGTTATTCCATCACTTACCTGATGGGGATTTTTTCGTTCCTGCTGGCCGACCACTACGTCCCGCTGTTGTCGGGTTGA
- a CDS encoding COX15/CtaA family protein — MKTFRNIARVSLVLCLVVVVLGAWVRLTDAGLGCPDWPGCYGKMVVPAGEHVDMTNPDFAARPFDTGKAWREMIHRYAAGILGLLVLVLAVMAWRRRHEPGQPVKAPLFLAGLILFQVILGMWTVTLLLKPTVVTLHLLGGMATLGMLVWLSLPSRAAEPDGGATFRRLSALALVVVIAQITLGGWVSTNYAALSCPDFPKCQGQWWPEMDFAHGFTLWHGLGVDYEGGILHNSARVAIHVTHRVGAVVALLAIGLAALWARRRAPSAAGRLAGSLVGVALLAQILLGIVMVKTSLPLAIAVAHNGLAAVLLASILNMNKVAWRAN, encoded by the coding sequence ATGAAGACTTTCCGCAATATCGCACGCGTCTCGCTGGTGCTGTGCCTGGTCGTCGTCGTGCTGGGCGCCTGGGTGCGCCTCACCGATGCCGGCCTCGGTTGCCCGGACTGGCCGGGGTGCTACGGCAAGATGGTCGTGCCGGCGGGCGAGCACGTCGACATGACGAACCCGGACTTTGCGGCGCGCCCGTTCGATACCGGCAAGGCCTGGCGGGAGATGATCCATCGCTATGCGGCGGGAATCCTGGGCCTGCTGGTGCTGGTGCTGGCCGTCATGGCCTGGCGGCGGCGCCACGAACCCGGGCAACCGGTGAAGGCCCCATTGTTTCTCGCCGGGCTGATCCTGTTCCAGGTCATCCTCGGCATGTGGACCGTGACGCTGCTGCTCAAACCCACCGTGGTGACGCTGCACCTGCTCGGCGGCATGGCCACGCTCGGCATGCTCGTCTGGCTCTCGCTCCCCTCGCGCGCCGCCGAGCCCGACGGCGGCGCGACCTTCAGGCGTCTCAGCGCGCTGGCGCTGGTCGTGGTCATCGCCCAGATCACGCTCGGCGGCTGGGTATCCACGAACTATGCCGCGCTCAGCTGCCCGGATTTCCCGAAATGCCAGGGACAGTGGTGGCCCGAGATGGATTTCGCCCACGGGTTCACGCTCTGGCACGGTCTCGGGGTCGACTACGAGGGCGGCATCCTCCACAATTCCGCCCGCGTGGCGATCCACGTCACGCACCGGGTAGGCGCCGTCGTGGCCCTGCTGGCCATCGGCCTGGCCGCCCTGTGGGCACGGCGCCGGGCGCCCTCCGCGGCGGGACGGCTGGCGGGCTCGTTGGTCGGGGTCGCGTTGCTGGCGCAGATACTCCTCGGTATCGTGATGGTGAAAACCAGCCTGCCGCTGGCGATCGCGGTGGCACACAACGGCCTCGCGGCGGTGCTGCTGGCGAGCATACTGAACATGAACAAGGTGGCGTGGCGTGCAAACTGA
- a CDS encoding TrkH family potassium uptake protein, which translates to MNILVVTRILGLLLALFSLTMLPPVAVSWFYNDGAWLAFAQAFAIILATGLAIFLPLRRHRAELRIRDGFLVVAGFWVLLGLAGAIPLLLVEIPIMSFTEAVFESVSGFTTTGATVLVGLDTLPRSVLWYRQQTQWFGGMGIIVLAVAILPVLGVGGMQLYRAETPGPMKDTKLTPRITETAKALWITYVGLTAVCALSYRLAGMTWFDAVCHAFSSVATAGFSTHDASFAYFDSALLEWLGALFMFLGATSFALHFYAMRRVIPDIRLERGAGLPRFRWPHRRKVSLGAAINGYFQDPEFRAFMLLQAVLIGIIAGYLAIKGHHTPGESMTKAVFQSVSVGTTTGFASADFSAWPGALPVLLILASFIGGCAGSTAGGMKVLRWLLIVKQGWRELARLLHPNAVMTVRLGERAVPTRVAEAVWGFFSVYIIVFGFLMALMMFIGLDQITAFSSIAATLNNLGPGLGEVSSTFGTVPEAAQWVGILAMILGRLEIFTLLVLFTPEFWRR; encoded by the coding sequence TTGAACATTCTCGTCGTCACGCGGATCCTCGGGCTGTTGCTCGCCCTGTTCAGCCTGACGATGCTGCCGCCGGTGGCCGTCTCCTGGTTCTACAACGACGGCGCCTGGCTGGCATTCGCCCAAGCCTTCGCCATCATCCTGGCAACGGGACTCGCCATCTTCCTTCCGCTGCGCCGCCATCGTGCGGAACTGCGCATTCGCGACGGCTTCCTGGTGGTGGCGGGCTTCTGGGTGCTGCTCGGCCTCGCCGGCGCCATTCCCCTGCTGCTCGTCGAAATCCCGATCATGAGCTTCACGGAGGCCGTGTTCGAATCCGTCTCCGGTTTCACGACCACCGGTGCCACGGTGCTCGTGGGCCTCGACACGCTGCCGCGCTCGGTGCTCTGGTACCGCCAGCAGACCCAGTGGTTCGGGGGGATGGGCATCATCGTCCTCGCCGTGGCGATCCTGCCCGTGCTGGGCGTCGGCGGCATGCAGCTGTACCGGGCCGAGACACCCGGGCCGATGAAGGACACCAAGCTGACGCCGCGCATCACGGAGACCGCGAAGGCCCTGTGGATCACCTATGTCGGGCTCACGGCGGTGTGTGCGCTCTCGTACCGGCTCGCCGGCATGACATGGTTCGACGCCGTCTGCCACGCGTTTTCCTCTGTCGCAACGGCGGGGTTCTCGACCCACGACGCCAGCTTCGCGTATTTCGACAGCGCCCTGCTGGAATGGCTGGGCGCGCTGTTCATGTTTCTCGGCGCGACCAGCTTTGCGCTGCATTTTTACGCCATGCGCCGCGTCATTCCGGATATCCGCCTGGAGCGCGGCGCCGGCCTGCCGCGCTTTCGCTGGCCGCACCGCCGCAAGGTCTCCCTGGGCGCCGCCATCAACGGCTATTTCCAGGATCCCGAGTTCCGCGCCTTCATGCTCCTGCAGGCCGTGCTGATCGGCATCATTGCCGGCTACCTGGCCATCAAGGGCCACCACACGCCGGGCGAATCCATGACCAAGGCCGTCTTCCAGTCCGTTTCGGTGGGCACCACCACCGGCTTCGCCTCGGCCGATTTTTCGGCCTGGCCGGGCGCCTTGCCGGTGTTGCTGATCCTGGCGAGCTTCATCGGCGGCTGCGCGGGGTCCACGGCCGGCGGGATGAAAGTGCTGCGCTGGCTGCTGATCGTCAAGCAGGGCTGGCGCGAACTCGCGCGCCTCCTGCACCCGAACGCCGTGATGACCGTGCGCCTCGGCGAGCGCGCGGTGCCGACCCGCGTCGCCGAGGCGGTGTGGGGATTCTTCTCGGTCTACATCATCGTGTTCGGCTTCCTCATGGCGCTGATGATGTTCATCGGCCTCGACCAGATCACGGCGTTCTCGTCCATCGCGGCGACGCTGAACAACCTCGGCCCGGGCCTGGGCGAGGTGAGCTCGACTTTCGGCACCGTGCCGGAGGCCGCGCAGTGGGTCGGGATCCTGGCGATGATTCTCGGGCGGCTCGAGATTTTCACGCTCCTCGTGCTGTTCACACCGGAATTCTGGCGGCGCTGA
- a CDS encoding UDP-2,3-diacylglucosamine diphosphatase, with the protein MSGVQNIRPMSFRTLFISDIHLGTRGCQADMLLDFLRSVRCETLYLVGDIIDFWSMRRGLYWPQAHNDVLRTVLGMARHGTRVVYVPGNHDELFRDHLGTVFGNVEILERSIHVTADGRRLLVLHGDEFDGVVRCSPWLARLGGHAYDLLISLNRHLNAVRRYFGYGYWSLAAFLKHRVKNAVQYIGDFENAVVRAARQEGVDGLVCGHIHRPEVRMVDGVLYCNDGDWVESCSALAEHRDGRIELLHWAEIRAREEAVVPLESAA; encoded by the coding sequence ATGTCCGGAGTGCAGAATATTCGCCCGATGTCCTTCCGAACGCTATTCATTTCCGACATCCACCTCGGAACGCGCGGCTGCCAGGCCGACATGCTGCTCGATTTTCTTCGGTCCGTGCGTTGCGAAACGCTTTACCTGGTCGGTGACATCATAGACTTCTGGAGCATGCGGCGAGGGCTGTACTGGCCCCAGGCGCACAACGACGTATTGCGGACGGTGCTCGGCATGGCGCGGCACGGGACGCGTGTCGTGTACGTGCCCGGCAATCACGACGAACTGTTCCGCGATCATCTCGGCACCGTCTTCGGCAACGTGGAGATCCTGGAGCGCAGCATCCACGTCACCGCGGACGGCAGGCGGCTCCTGGTATTGCATGGCGACGAGTTCGACGGCGTCGTGCGCTGCAGTCCCTGGCTGGCGCGGCTTGGCGGCCATGCATACGACCTGTTGATCTCCCTGAATCGTCATCTGAACGCGGTGCGGCGTTATTTCGGCTACGGGTACTGGTCGCTCGCGGCCTTCCTGAAGCATCGCGTGAAGAACGCCGTGCAGTACATCGGCGATTTCGAGAATGCCGTGGTGCGCGCCGCCCGACAGGAAGGGGTGGACGGCCTCGTCTGCGGACATATCCATCGCCCGGAAGTGCGCATGGTCGACGGCGTGCTTTATTGCAACGACGGCGACTGGGTGGAGAGCTGTTCGGCACTCGCCGAGCACCGCGACGGCCGCATCGAGCTGTTGCACTGGGCCGAAATCCGCGCGCGGGAAGAGGCGGTGGTGCCGCTGGAGAGTGCGGCATGA
- a CDS encoding cytochrome oxidase assembly protein: MSKQGNKKRGAWQAWGLALWFFGPLAVAGYLYFDTDWRPGERNNHGELVVPAVPLPDVRLPTPDGGLTDETFLRDHWSLVYLGRTPCEAACQEALYNGRQMRLALGRLMERVERVYLHVGAPPEAAFIATEHPDLQVADASVPAAAELLEAFEGQAEGYWLVDPLGNLMMRYPANEPPRGMMDDIKRLLRLSRIG; encoded by the coding sequence ATGAGCAAGCAAGGCAACAAAAAACGCGGCGCATGGCAGGCCTGGGGCCTCGCGCTATGGTTCTTCGGGCCGCTCGCCGTCGCGGGCTACCTGTATTTCGATACCGACTGGCGCCCGGGCGAACGTAACAACCACGGGGAACTGGTCGTCCCGGCGGTGCCTCTCCCCGACGTGAGGCTGCCGACCCCCGACGGCGGCCTGACGGACGAGACGTTCCTGCGAGACCACTGGTCGCTCGTCTATCTCGGCCGGACGCCGTGCGAGGCCGCCTGCCAGGAGGCGCTCTACAACGGCCGCCAGATGCGCCTGGCGCTCGGCCGCCTGATGGAGCGCGTCGAGCGGGTCTACCTGCACGTCGGCGCGCCGCCGGAAGCCGCTTTCATTGCGACGGAGCATCCGGACCTGCAGGTCGCGGACGCCTCGGTCCCCGCAGCCGCGGAACTGCTCGAGGCCTTCGAGGGGCAGGCGGAGGGCTACTGGCTCGTCGATCCGCTCGGCAACCTGATGATGCGCTACCCGGCGAATGAACCACCGCGCGGCATGATGGACGACATCAAGCGCCTGCTGCGCCTGTCGAGGATCGGCTGA
- the dtd gene encoding D-aminoacyl-tRNA deacylase: MIGLIQRVTRASVRVGDDIVGQIGPGLLALVAVERGDTESQAARLAARIVSYRVFEDPAGRMNLSLADTGGGLLLVSQFTLAADTRKGARPSFAPAAEPETGRRLFDRLVAEARASHGPVETGRFGARMQVSLVNDGPVTFSLRVDPDVGEQGIHSV; this comes from the coding sequence ATGATCGGCCTGATCCAGCGCGTGACCCGCGCCTCGGTCCGGGTCGGGGACGACATCGTCGGCCAGATCGGGCCGGGCTTGCTGGCGCTGGTCGCCGTCGAGCGCGGCGACACCGAATCGCAGGCCGCGCGCCTCGCAGCCCGGATCGTCTCCTACCGGGTATTTGAGGACCCGGCGGGACGCATGAACCTGTCGCTCGCCGACACCGGCGGCGGGCTGTTACTCGTCTCCCAGTTCACTCTCGCCGCGGATACCCGCAAGGGCGCCCGGCCCAGCTTCGCGCCGGCGGCCGAGCCCGAGACCGGGCGCCGCCTGTTCGATCGCCTCGTGGCCGAGGCCCGGGCTTCCCACGGTCCGGTGGAGACGGGACGATTCGGCGCCCGCATGCAGGTATCGCTGGTCAATGACGGGCCCGTGACATTTTCCCTGCGGGTTGATCCAGATGTCGGCGAGCAGGGTATCCATAGCGTATGA
- the tatA gene encoding Sec-independent protein translocase subunit TatA: MGLGGISLWQLLIILLIVVLIFGTKRLKGIGSDLGGAVKGFRNSMQDGETDAKKEQLQDQRKEDADFPENKVKDKDQNGA; encoded by the coding sequence ATGGGTCTCGGTGGTATCAGTCTTTGGCAACTCCTGATCATCCTGCTGATCGTGGTGTTGATATTCGGCACCAAGCGCCTGAAAGGCATTGGCTCCGATCTCGGCGGCGCCGTGAAGGGCTTCCGCAACTCGATGCAGGACGGCGAAACGGACGCCAAGAAGGAACAGCTCCAGGACCAGCGCAAGGAGGATGCTGACTTCCCGGAGAACAAGGTGAAGGACAAGGATCAGAACGGAGCCTGA
- the trkA gene encoding Trk system potassium transporter TrkA, which produces MKILILGAGTVGSTAAESLSEENEITVVDLNGRHLRELQDRLDIRTVEGHASHPRVLDQAGAADADILVALTDSDETNMIACQIAYSLYRTPVRIARIRAAEYTSRQELFTTKTIPVDTIISPEQLVTEHIEQLIHYPGAHQVLDFADGKVRLVGVMAKDGGPLIGQELRELRRHIPHTDTRVAAIYRRSAIAPVGNEEPVYETILPEGDTVIRANDLVFFLAARKDIRVMMSELLKLEHPARSIIIAGGGHIGFELARRLENTNRVKVIERDHDRARYIAERLKHAVVLTGDAVDENLLMEENIDRVDVFCALTSAEEANILSSFLAKRMGASRVIALINRPSYAKLVEDQYVDIAVSPQEITLSALLAKVRGMRLDVGQVHALRSGAAEAIEAVAHGDTRTSRVVGKRVEEVPLPPGTTIGAIVRDNNVLMAHRTTEIQAEDHVILFLTDRSQIPAVEKLFQVSVTYT; this is translated from the coding sequence ATGAAAATCCTCATTCTCGGCGCGGGCACCGTCGGTTCCACGGCCGCCGAATCGCTTTCCGAGGAAAACGAGATCACCGTGGTGGACCTCAACGGCCGCCACCTGCGGGAACTCCAGGACCGCCTCGACATCCGCACCGTCGAGGGACACGCCTCCCATCCGCGGGTGCTGGACCAGGCCGGCGCCGCGGACGCGGACATCCTCGTCGCGCTGACCGACAGCGACGAAACCAACATGATCGCCTGCCAGATCGCGTACAGCCTGTACCGCACGCCCGTGCGCATCGCGCGCATCCGCGCCGCCGAGTACACCTCGCGCCAGGAACTGTTCACCACCAAGACGATTCCCGTGGACACGATCATCAGCCCCGAGCAGCTGGTCACCGAGCACATCGAGCAGCTGATCCACTATCCCGGCGCCCACCAGGTGCTGGACTTCGCCGACGGCAAGGTGCGGCTCGTCGGCGTGATGGCGAAGGACGGCGGCCCCCTGATCGGGCAGGAACTGCGGGAACTGCGCCGCCACATCCCGCACACCGACACGCGCGTCGCCGCCATCTATCGCCGCAGCGCGATCGCGCCGGTCGGCAACGAGGAGCCCGTCTACGAGACCATCCTGCCGGAAGGCGACACCGTCATCCGCGCCAACGACCTGGTGTTCTTCCTCGCGGCCCGCAAGGACATCCGCGTCATGATGAGCGAGCTGCTGAAGCTCGAGCATCCCGCGCGCAGCATCATCATCGCCGGCGGCGGGCACATCGGCTTCGAGCTGGCCCGGCGCCTGGAGAACACCAACCGCGTGAAGGTCATCGAGCGGGACCACGACCGGGCGCGCTACATCGCTGAACGGCTGAAGCACGCCGTGGTGCTCACGGGCGACGCCGTCGACGAGAACCTGTTGATGGAAGAGAACATCGACAGGGTCGACGTATTCTGCGCGCTCACCAGCGCCGAGGAGGCCAACATCCTGTCCTCCTTTCTCGCCAAGCGCATGGGCGCGTCGCGCGTGATCGCGCTGATCAACCGGCCGTCCTACGCGAAACTGGTCGAGGACCAGTACGTCGATATCGCCGTCTCGCCGCAGGAGATCACGCTCAGCGCACTGCTGGCGAAAGTGCGCGGCATGCGCCTCGACGTCGGCCAGGTGCACGCCCTGCGCAGTGGCGCGGCCGAGGCAATCGAGGCCGTCGCACACGGCGATACCCGGACCTCGCGCGTGGTGGGCAAGAGAGTGGAAGAAGTGCCGCTGCCGCCCGGCACCACCATCGGCGCGATCGTGCGCGACAACAACGTCCTCATGGCGCACCGCACGACGGAGATCCAGGCCGAGGACCACGTCATCCTTTTCCTCACCGATCGCAGCCAGATCCCGGCGGTGGAAAAGTTGTTCCAGGTAAGCGTGACCTACACCTGA